The Bordetella sp. FB-8 genome includes a window with the following:
- a CDS encoding Spy/CpxP family protein refolding chaperone: MARPFALTALAAVLLLGAAVLARPAAAAGTQPASRADTRINSLHLRLQITAAQEPLWQTVAQVMRDNDLAIEALEKVRAEGKNTMTAVDDLRSYGQLIDAHADGVKKLEPPFEALYKTLSRTQKHNADLIFRNERHPVQKKG, encoded by the coding sequence TTGGCTCGGCCGTTCGCCCTAACCGCGCTCGCGGCAGTTCTGCTTCTGGGTGCGGCCGTGTTGGCCAGACCAGCCGCCGCGGCCGGCACCCAGCCGGCGAGCCGAGCCGATACGCGCATAAACAGCCTTCATTTGCGCCTGCAAATCACTGCCGCGCAGGAGCCTCTCTGGCAGACTGTTGCGCAGGTCATGCGCGACAACGACTTAGCCATCGAAGCGCTCGAGAAAGTCCGCGCCGAGGGCAAGAACACTATGACCGCCGTTGACGATCTACGGTCTTACGGCCAATTGATCGACGCCCATGCCGACGGCGTCAAAAAACTCGAACCGCCATTCGAGGCGCTTTACAAGACCCTGTCGCGTACGCAGAAGCACAATGCCGACCTGATTTTCCGCAACGAAAGACACCCTGTACAAAAGAAGGGTTGA
- the tkt gene encoding transketolase, translating into MDNQTLDALCVDTLRFLSIDAVQLAHSGHPGLPLGAAPMAYALWSRFLRHNPANPAWFDRDRFVLSAGHGSMLLYSLLHLTGYDLPLEEIKRFRQWGSRTPGHPERGLTPGVETTTGPLGQGFANGVGMAIAQAHLAARYNRPGYDIVDHYTYGIVSDGDLMEGVASEAASLAGHLRLGKLVYLYDDNQVTLSAGTSIAFTEDRAQRFRAYGWHTQCVEDGNDLATIGQALAHARAETQRPSLILVHTHLGYGSPNKQDTYKAHGSPLGEEEVRLTKQNLGWPIEPAFYIPAAAQTRFHRARVEGSQQEAEWNALIASYTQAFPVLAEELQQTMQGELPDGWDRDIPHFPADATGMATRFASGRVMNAIAPHLPALFGGSADLDPSTFTALSGLGDFAAPGADAHDRQGSNGGGWNHAGRNLHFGVREHAMGAILNGLAAHGGIIPFGATFLIFSDYMRPPIRLAALMHLHVILVFTHDSLALGEDGSTHQPVEQLASLRSVPGLHVMRPADANETAQAWRLALETKDRPTALVLTRQDVPTFDRTRFAAADGLRRGGYVLADAPGGEPALILIATGSEVALAMAAREQLLARHIAVRVVSLPCWTLFDAQEQAYRDAVLPASVGARLAIEAGVAQGWHRYIGDRGGVLGIDGYGASAPADVLLREYGFTVDNVCARALALLG; encoded by the coding sequence ATGGACAACCAGACCCTGGACGCGCTGTGCGTCGACACACTGCGTTTTCTTTCCATCGACGCGGTACAGCTAGCCCATAGCGGGCATCCCGGGCTACCGCTCGGCGCCGCGCCCATGGCTTACGCGCTGTGGTCCCGCTTTCTCAGGCACAACCCGGCCAATCCGGCATGGTTCGACCGTGACCGCTTCGTGCTGTCGGCGGGGCACGGCTCCATGCTGCTGTACAGCCTGCTGCATCTGACCGGCTATGACCTACCGCTCGAGGAGATAAAGCGTTTTCGGCAGTGGGGTAGTCGCACGCCGGGCCACCCCGAGCGCGGCCTGACCCCCGGTGTGGAAACCACGACCGGACCGTTAGGCCAGGGATTCGCCAACGGCGTGGGCATGGCCATTGCCCAGGCCCATCTCGCCGCACGCTACAACCGCCCTGGCTACGACATCGTCGATCACTACACCTACGGCATCGTCAGCGATGGGGATCTGATGGAAGGCGTTGCGTCGGAAGCGGCTTCCCTGGCCGGCCATTTGCGGCTTGGCAAACTGGTCTACCTGTACGACGACAACCAGGTCACGCTTTCCGCGGGCACCAGCATCGCGTTTACCGAGGACCGTGCCCAGCGTTTCAGGGCCTACGGCTGGCACACCCAATGCGTTGAAGACGGCAACGATCTTGCTACCATCGGCCAAGCTCTGGCTCATGCCCGCGCCGAAACGCAACGCCCATCCCTGATCCTGGTGCATACGCACCTGGGTTACGGATCGCCCAACAAGCAGGACACATACAAGGCACACGGTTCGCCGCTCGGTGAGGAAGAAGTGCGCCTGACCAAGCAGAACCTGGGCTGGCCGATCGAGCCGGCCTTCTATATTCCCGCCGCAGCTCAGACGCGTTTTCATCGCGCTCGAGTGGAAGGCTCGCAGCAAGAGGCCGAATGGAACGCCCTGATCGCCTCTTATACCCAGGCATTTCCCGTGCTTGCCGAAGAACTGCAACAGACAATGCAAGGGGAATTGCCCGATGGCTGGGACCGCGACATTCCGCATTTCCCCGCCGATGCCACAGGCATGGCCACACGGTTCGCATCGGGCCGGGTCATGAATGCGATAGCGCCGCACCTTCCCGCGCTGTTCGGCGGCTCGGCGGACCTCGATCCCTCGACCTTTACCGCGCTGTCGGGCCTTGGGGACTTCGCCGCGCCCGGCGCCGACGCCCACGATAGGCAGGGTTCCAACGGGGGCGGCTGGAACCACGCAGGTCGCAATCTGCACTTCGGCGTGCGCGAGCATGCCATGGGCGCGATCCTGAACGGACTGGCCGCGCATGGCGGCATCATTCCGTTCGGTGCGACTTTCCTGATCTTCTCGGACTATATGCGCCCGCCGATCCGGCTTGCCGCGCTCATGCATCTTCATGTGATCCTTGTTTTTACGCACGACAGCCTGGCGCTGGGCGAAGACGGTTCAACGCACCAGCCCGTCGAGCAGCTCGCGAGCCTGCGGTCCGTGCCAGGACTGCATGTCATGCGTCCCGCCGACGCCAACGAGACAGCCCAAGCCTGGCGCCTGGCGCTGGAAACGAAAGACCGGCCCACCGCGCTCGTCCTGACGCGGCAGGACGTGCCGACTTTCGACCGCACCCGATTCGCCGCCGCCGACGGACTGCGGCGCGGCGGCTACGTACTTGCCGACGCTCCCGGTGGGGAGCCGGCGCTGATCCTGATCGCCACCGGCTCCGAGGTCGCACTGGCGATGGCCGCGCGCGAACAATTGCTGGCGCGGCATATCGCGGTGCGCGTGGTTTCACTGCCTTGCTGGACCTTGTTCGACGCCCAGGAGCAGGCATACCGGGATGCCGTGCTGCCTGCGTCGGTGGGCGCGCGACTCGCGATCGAGGCAGGCGTAGCGCAAGGCTGGCATCGCTACATCGGCGATCGCGGCGGCGTGCTCGGCATAGACGGCTATGGCGCCTCGGCGCCGGCCGACGTATTGCTGCGCGAATATGGGTTCACCGTCGACAACGTCTGCGCGCGCGCCCTGGCGCTGCTAGGGTAA
- a CDS encoding NRAMP family divalent metal transporter produces the protein MHAPVSDPVKQPDRPKLLQVMGPGLITGASDDDPSGIATYSQIGAKFGYELAWTLLLSYPLMAAIQEISARIGRVTGYGIAGNLRRHYPSWLSRGIVGLLLIANIVNLGADLGAMGAALTLLINGPALLYVCLFGLLSAALEIFTRYARYVSALKWLCLSLFSYVICAFVVQVPWGQVARAVVWPPLSFTPGYIVAIVAVMGTTISPYLFFWQAEQEVEDEQERPDGAGDLVRAPLRAHAEFARIRIDTYLGMALSNVIAFFIIITTATTLHAHGQTDIQTSAQAAEALRAVAGRFTFIVFSAGILGTGMLTLPVLAGSAAYAVGELFSWRVGLARLPRQAKAFYAVIIAATAIGVGLNFTSIDPVKALYWSAVLNGVVAAPVMAVMMHLSMRQAIMGTFTLPPVLRILGWIATFVMAATVFAMIATWIA, from the coding sequence ATGCACGCACCGGTATCCGATCCGGTCAAACAGCCGGACCGCCCCAAGCTGCTCCAGGTAATGGGGCCAGGCCTGATCACCGGTGCCTCCGACGACGATCCGAGCGGCATCGCCACCTATTCGCAAATCGGCGCCAAGTTCGGCTACGAACTGGCCTGGACCCTGCTGCTGAGCTATCCCTTGATGGCGGCGATCCAGGAAATCAGCGCGCGTATAGGTCGGGTGACCGGCTACGGCATCGCGGGCAATCTGCGCCGCCACTACCCGTCATGGCTTTCCCGCGGCATCGTCGGCCTGTTGCTGATTGCCAATATCGTCAATCTGGGAGCGGACTTGGGTGCGATGGGTGCCGCGCTCACGCTGCTTATCAACGGCCCCGCCCTGCTCTATGTCTGTCTGTTCGGACTGCTATCGGCCGCGCTGGAGATCTTCACCCGCTATGCACGATACGTGTCGGCCCTGAAGTGGTTGTGCCTGTCGTTGTTCAGCTACGTGATTTGCGCCTTCGTCGTGCAGGTCCCGTGGGGCCAGGTCGCCCGGGCCGTAGTCTGGCCCCCGCTCTCCTTCACGCCCGGCTATATCGTGGCCATTGTCGCGGTCATGGGGACGACCATCAGTCCCTATCTCTTTTTCTGGCAGGCCGAGCAAGAGGTCGAGGACGAACAGGAGCGGCCCGACGGGGCGGGCGATCTCGTTCGCGCACCGTTGCGGGCGCACGCCGAATTCGCCCGCATCCGCATCGATACGTATCTCGGCATGGCGCTTTCCAACGTTATCGCCTTCTTCATCATCATCACCACCGCAACGACGCTGCACGCGCACGGCCAGACCGACATCCAGACCTCTGCGCAGGCCGCCGAAGCCCTGCGGGCCGTGGCCGGCCGCTTCACGTTCATTGTTTTCTCGGCGGGCATCCTCGGCACCGGCATGCTTACGCTGCCCGTACTCGCCGGCTCGGCCGCCTACGCCGTGGGAGAACTGTTCTCGTGGCGCGTCGGTCTTGCGCGCCTACCCAGGCAGGCCAAGGCTTTTTATGCCGTCATCATCGCGGCCACCGCGATCGGCGTCGGCTTGAACTTCACGTCCATCGATCCCGTGAAAGCCCTGTACTGGAGCGCTGTCCTCAATGGCGTGGTGGCGGCTCCGGTGATGGCCGTCATGATGCATCTTTCGATGCGTCAAGCCATCATGGGCACCTTCACGCTGCCGCCTGTGCTGCGCATCCTCGGTTGGATCGCGACTTTCGTGATGGCCGCGACAGTATTTGCCATGATCGCCACGTGGATAGCGTGA
- a CDS encoding YSC84-related protein — protein MLRRKFILGTPGSILAIGFAVSGCTMTGMSDVKTQREQTDKRHTIDSGVDSTLTRLYAAANGSRQLVEKAHGVLVFPSVIDAGFVVGGQYGEGALRIHGRTSGYYSTVTGSVGWQAGAQSRAIIFLFMTEESLNKFHNAKGWSAGGDASVAVLKIGANGAVDTSTATGDVDAFVLSNGGLMAGVSLQGTKVTRLKSL, from the coding sequence GTGCTAAGAAGAAAATTCATACTGGGCACGCCCGGGTCGATTCTTGCAATCGGCTTCGCCGTCTCGGGCTGCACCATGACCGGCATGTCCGACGTCAAGACTCAAAGAGAACAGACCGACAAGCGCCACACAATTGACTCCGGAGTGGACTCGACCTTGACACGCCTTTATGCGGCTGCGAACGGTTCGCGCCAACTCGTCGAGAAAGCCCACGGTGTTCTGGTATTTCCGTCGGTCATCGATGCGGGCTTTGTCGTCGGCGGACAATACGGCGAAGGCGCGTTGCGCATCCATGGCCGCACGAGCGGGTACTACAGTACGGTTACCGGATCAGTGGGATGGCAGGCCGGGGCGCAGTCGCGTGCGATCATCTTTCTTTTCATGACGGAGGAATCGCTCAACAAGTTCCACAATGCCAAGGGCTGGTCTGCCGGCGGCGACGCATCGGTAGCTGTGCTGAAAATCGGCGCAAACGGCGCTGTCGACACCAGCACCGCAACCGGAGATGTCGATGCGTTCGTGCTGTCCAATGGCGGCCTGATGGCGGGAGTTTCGCTTCAAGGCACCAAGGTCACCCGGCTCAAATCGCTATAG